In the genome of Candidatus Cloacimonas sp., the window CATCAGGATGCCGGAACTACCGGTTTTTCCACTTTGAAGATAATATATTCTGCCCGGGCAAATGCGATGGGGCAGGCAATGCTTGGTAGAAATATGAATTTTGATGGAATGCAATTTAATCCGGCAACCTTGATTCGCATAGAAAATAAAGGTGCATTCACAACGCTTGCAGACCATTTTGTCGGTTCCGGAGGTGGTTCTGTCGGTTATGTAGTTCCCAAAAACATTTATACTTCCTACGGATTTTATCTAAATTATTGGAATTCCGGTTCCATTGATAGAACGGATATAGGACCTAATGGAGAATTTATTGAACTGGATGATACATTCAGTGCGCAAGATATCGCAGCCGGTTTTGCCGTGGCAAAATTTGTTAGCCCCGCTTTGGATGCAGGTGGAAGCGTAAAACTTGTTCTGGATCAAATTGATGGTAAATCAGCCACTGCCGCTTTGATCGATGTTGGCATTTTACATCATACGCCCAATGAAAGAGTTAAAGTGGGTCTTAGTGCGCGCAATCTGGGTTTTCAATTAAGCCATTATACCGATAATAAATATTCTGAAGGCATCCCAGTTACCTACGGGGTCGGTTTGGGCATAAATGCAGGTGCTAATTCTCTTTTGAATATAGATTTAACTAAAGCGACGGGAGAAAATTTCATAGGCAAACTTGGCATTGAGCAACGCATCCATCCTGCGCTTGTTTTGAGAGGCGGTTTCAAGACAAATGCCGGTGATTATTCGATGGGTGGAAGTATGGGTTGGACTTCCGGAATCAGTTTGGGGCTGGGTTGGCTCTGGAAAAATTACGCAATTGACTATGCAATATCCTCTTATGGTGATTTGGGCTTAACCAATCAAGTTAGCTTACGCTATAATCTAAACTAAGGTAATAGGTTACATTTGGAACAAAACAGGTTTTTACTTGAATTGGGAGTGGAAGAGCTTCCCGAAAAACAATTAACCATTGCCTGCAAAAGTGTGAAGGAAGCATTTGCCCTCTTTTTAAAAGAGAATAAACTTCACTGTCTCAATTATATAGTTAGTGGCACTCCCCGCCGGATATTTTTAGATGTTATGGAGCCGGATGCTCAGCAACTGGATGAGGAAATTGTAAAAACAGGTCCCGCAATGCGTCTCGCTTATGACGAGGAAGGTAATTTAACCAATGCGGGCAAAGGATTTCTGAAAAAGAATCAGGTGGATGAAAGCGCTGTTTTGATTCAGGAGACCGATAAAGGCAAATTTCTTGCCGTTAAATATGTAAAACCGGGGAATTCAACTGTGGAATTGCTGCAGAAATGGATTCCGGAGATGATTTCACAGATACCGTTTGAAAAAAAGATGATTTGGAAAGAGCCCACTTTTGCTTTTTCCCGTCCTTTAAGATGGTTGTTGATTTTGTGGAATGAGAGTCCTGTCCATCTTGATTTCTGGGGTATTCCTTGTGGGAATGTCAGTTTTGGAAATCGCTATTTGGGTTTGGATAATTTTATTACGATTCATAATGCTGCGGAATATCTACCCAAGCTGTTGGAATTTAAAGTGATTGCCGATAGAGAACAACGCCGAGAGGAAATAATAAAACAGCTAAAACAAATTTTTCCGGAAGGCGATTAC includes:
- a CDS encoding PorV/PorQ family protein, which produces MAFSFLILMPLMAQHQDAGTTGFSTLKIIYSARANAMGQAMLGRNMNFDGMQFNPATLIRIENKGAFTTLADHFVGSGGGSVGYVVPKNIYTSYGFYLNYWNSGSIDRTDIGPNGEFIELDDTFSAQDIAAGFAVAKFVSPALDAGGSVKLVLDQIDGKSATAALIDVGILHHTPNERVKVGLSARNLGFQLSHYTDNKYSEGIPVTYGVGLGINAGANSLLNIDLTKATGENFIGKLGIEQRIHPALVLRGGFKTNAGDYSMGGSMGWTSGISLGLGWLWKNYAIDYAISSYGDLGLTNQVSLRYNLN